Proteins co-encoded in one Nitratireductor kimnyeongensis genomic window:
- a CDS encoding glutathione S-transferase family protein, producing MLTLFHHPLYASCRFIRLSFGEYGEELALIEERPWARREEFLTLNPAGTIPVLLAEGDYPIVGATVIAEYLDETRGALKREKRLMAEDSVDRAEIRRLVDWYLVKADADVTRHLVRERALKPQMAGSEGGGSPDSAAIRAARTNVRQHMKYTNWLAGTRDWMAGKRLSYADLAAGATISVLDYLGEIEWSEYPAARDWYTRMKSRPSFRSILADRVRGLSPVSHYADLDF from the coding sequence ATGCTGACCCTGTTTCATCATCCCCTTTACGCTTCCTGCCGTTTCATCCGGCTTTCCTTTGGCGAGTATGGCGAGGAACTCGCCCTCATCGAGGAACGTCCTTGGGCGCGGCGTGAGGAGTTTCTCACGCTCAATCCGGCCGGAACCATTCCCGTGCTTCTGGCCGAGGGCGATTATCCCATCGTTGGCGCCACGGTCATCGCCGAGTATCTCGACGAGACACGCGGTGCGCTCAAACGCGAAAAGCGGTTGATGGCCGAGGATTCTGTCGACCGCGCGGAAATCCGCCGTCTGGTTGACTGGTATCTCGTCAAGGCTGATGCCGATGTCACCCGGCATCTGGTGCGTGAACGCGCACTCAAGCCGCAGATGGCTGGCTCGGAAGGTGGCGGCTCGCCGGATTCGGCGGCCATTCGTGCGGCGCGCACCAATGTGCGCCAGCACATGAAATACACCAACTGGCTGGCCGGCACGCGCGACTGGATGGCCGGAAAACGCCTCTCCTATGCCGATCTCGCTGCAGGCGCCACGATCTCGGTTCTGGATTATCTGGGCGAGATCGAATGGTCCGAATATCCGGCAGCGCGCGACTGGTACACCCGCATGAAATCGCGGCCCTCTTTCCGCTCCATCCTGGCTGACCGCGTGCGCGGGCTTTCCCCCGTTTCTCACTACGCGGATCTGGATTTCTGA
- the trxA gene encoding thioredoxin, whose translation MATVKADKNNFQSDVLQASEPVVVDFWAEWCGPCKMIAPALDEIAAELGGKVKIAKVNIDENPELAAQYGVRSIPTLMMFKGGEVADMKVGAAPKTALSAWINGAVA comes from the coding sequence ATGGCCACCGTGAAGGCGGACAAGAACAATTTCCAGTCCGACGTGCTGCAGGCGTCCGAGCCCGTGGTTGTCGATTTCTGGGCCGAGTGGTGCGGCCCCTGCAAGATGATCGCGCCCGCGCTGGACGAGATTGCCGCCGAGCTCGGTGGCAAGGTCAAGATCGCCAAGGTGAACATCGATGAGAACCCGGAACTCGCCGCGCAGTATGGTGTGCGCTCGATCCCGACGCTGATGATGTTCAAGGGCGGCGAAGTGGCCGACATGAAGGTCGGCGCCGCACCCAAGACGGCGCTTTCGGCCTGGATCAACGGTGCCGTCGCCTGA
- the addA gene encoding double-strand break repair helicase AddA yields the protein MKKFPLIPKDTIKAQSLAADPATSAWVSANAGSGKTHVLAQRVIRLLLQGADPSKILCLTYTRAAAANMANRVFRDLAGWSLLPDEALSDVIAEMEGKAPSREKLARARRLFARALETPGGLKIQTIHAFCEAILHQFPLEANIAGHFELLDTQMEEALLAEARRDLLSGAAGEDGALAEAFAEVLERGGESGLQELLSEIIARRDGLRAFIDEIVKNAQVPYSALFEEFDFAPDDTAASIAASIWPLPGFDAGAFRAFVAEAEAVDAKTVLKSIVPDASRAFEETDPLRRLDHLRKGFLKADGGVYGETTFKKALRTALSDIVERYGEAAEAIRNAADRVALFRMLEATRAALVIADGMIARYERLKRARGFLDFNDLIMRTIRLLARADAGPWVQYKLDKGIDHVLIDEAQDTSPEQWQIVRLLAEEFFAGESAREGLMRTIFAVGDEKQSIYSFQGAEPAAFGESGRAFEQKVREVERRFERLRLRYSFRSTEDVLRAADLVFSKADVAQGLTHDPEPIEHLAVRAGQPGYVEVWSPIAPVAVDEPEDWTEAIDHASAPAVRLAETIAQTVEDWIRNGEIIEGTGKRLTAGDVLVLVRKRDRFVHALSRSLKNRHIDVAGADRLRLTAHIAVQDLIALGRFLIQPHDDLSLAAVLKSPLFGMDEERLFRLAWNRGRAVPLFDAMRAQALEDPVVAGMVETLQNWQNEAAFKPAFEFYASLLTGTHEREGARRLFVARLGHEANDILDEFLSFALAGERAGLNGLEALLSALEGQAPEIKREMDQTRDELRIMTVHAAKGLEAPVVFLVDPGSAPFVSQHLPKLMPFAPRGEGWQGKGFLWRAGKDVSNTVASTFETDAKVKAEEEYRRLLYVGMTRAEDRLIVCGYHGQREPQELTWLNVVRTALSGADRVEERASPEICAPVYRYRVSDAPAVKPEAEKPAETAPETALPEVLLTQPPMPVDLPRPLSPSRAGALIEADYEPVPSPISPVLDEARKPGFAIQRGLAVHKLLQLLPECPQEEREAATGRYLDRVGSSWSDAQREAVRRSVRAILADTRFAPIFASGSRAEVSVMGELTLGKRRHAVSGKIDRLAVTDEAVLIVDYKTNRPAPETLEEAPAAYVAQLALYAELLRPLYPGRRVEAALLFTETPVLLPVPEDRLADALERLTGA from the coding sequence ATGAAAAAGTTTCCCTTGATCCCCAAGGACACGATCAAGGCGCAGTCGCTTGCAGCCGACCCTGCCACATCGGCCTGGGTCTCGGCCAATGCCGGCTCCGGCAAGACCCACGTCCTAGCCCAGCGCGTGATCCGGCTTCTTTTGCAGGGTGCCGATCCCTCCAAGATCCTCTGCCTCACCTACACGCGCGCTGCCGCCGCCAACATGGCCAACCGCGTCTTCCGCGATCTCGCCGGCTGGAGCCTCCTGCCCGACGAAGCGCTGTCCGATGTCATCGCAGAGATGGAAGGCAAGGCGCCCAGCCGCGAAAAGCTTGCCCGCGCGCGGCGGCTATTCGCCCGCGCGCTGGAAACGCCGGGCGGCCTGAAAATCCAGACGATCCACGCCTTTTGCGAGGCGATCCTGCACCAGTTCCCGCTGGAGGCAAACATTGCCGGCCATTTCGAGCTGCTCGACACGCAGATGGAGGAGGCGCTGCTTGCCGAGGCGCGGCGCGATCTTCTATCCGGTGCCGCCGGTGAGGATGGCGCGCTGGCCGAAGCCTTTGCCGAGGTGCTGGAGCGTGGCGGCGAGAGCGGCTTGCAGGAGCTTCTGTCCGAGATCATCGCCCGCCGCGATGGGCTGCGCGCCTTCATTGATGAAATCGTAAAAAACGCCCAGGTGCCCTACAGCGCGCTGTTCGAGGAGTTCGATTTCGCGCCCGATGACACGGCAGCATCGATTGCCGCCTCCATCTGGCCGCTCCCCGGTTTCGATGCCGGCGCGTTTCGTGCCTTCGTGGCCGAGGCGGAGGCCGTCGATGCCAAAACGGTTTTGAAGAGCATCGTGCCCGATGCCAGCCGCGCCTTCGAAGAAACGGACCCGCTGCGCCGGCTCGACCATCTGCGCAAGGGCTTTTTGAAGGCCGATGGCGGCGTCTATGGCGAGACTACCTTCAAAAAGGCGCTGCGCACCGCCCTGTCCGATATTGTGGAGCGCTATGGGGAAGCGGCGGAGGCAATCCGCAATGCGGCCGACCGTGTGGCGCTCTTCCGCATGCTGGAGGCAACGCGTGCGGCCCTTGTCATCGCCGATGGCATGATCGCCCGCTATGAGCGTCTGAAACGCGCGCGCGGTTTTCTCGATTTCAACGATCTCATCATGCGCACCATCCGGCTTCTGGCGCGCGCCGATGCCGGGCCATGGGTGCAGTACAAGCTCGACAAGGGCATCGACCATGTGCTGATCGACGAGGCGCAGGACACGAGCCCCGAGCAGTGGCAGATCGTGCGCCTTTTGGCGGAAGAATTCTTTGCCGGCGAAAGTGCGCGCGAGGGCCTCATGCGCACCATCTTCGCCGTGGGCGATGAAAAACAGTCCATCTATTCATTTCAGGGTGCGGAGCCGGCGGCCTTCGGCGAGAGCGGCCGCGCGTTCGAACAAAAGGTGCGCGAGGTCGAGCGCCGCTTCGAGCGGCTGCGCCTGCGCTATTCCTTCCGCTCCACGGAGGATGTGCTGCGCGCCGCCGATCTCGTGTTTTCGAAAGCCGATGTGGCGCAGGGGCTGACGCACGATCCCGAGCCAATCGAGCATCTGGCGGTTCGCGCGGGCCAGCCCGGCTATGTGGAAGTCTGGTCGCCCATTGCGCCGGTCGCGGTGGACGAGCCGGAAGACTGGACGGAAGCCATCGACCACGCCTCCGCGCCCGCCGTGCGGCTGGCCGAAACCATTGCGCAGACCGTCGAGGACTGGATCCGCAATGGTGAGATCATCGAAGGCACGGGCAAGCGCCTCACAGCGGGCGATGTTCTGGTGCTCGTGCGCAAGCGCGACCGGTTCGTGCACGCGCTCTCGCGCAGCCTGAAAAACCGTCATATCGATGTGGCCGGCGCGGACCGTCTGCGGCTCACGGCACACATCGCCGTGCAGGATCTGATCGCGCTTGGCCGCTTCCTGATCCAGCCACATGACGACCTCTCGCTGGCAGCGGTGCTGAAAAGCCCCCTCTTCGGCATGGATGAGGAACGCCTCTTCCGCCTGGCCTGGAACCGCGGGCGCGCCGTACCGCTGTTCGATGCCATGCGCGCGCAAGCGCTGGAAGATCCGGTCGTGGCCGGCATGGTCGAGACCCTGCAAAACTGGCAGAACGAGGCGGCGTTCAAGCCGGCTTTCGAGTTTTATGCGAGCCTTCTCACGGGCACGCACGAGCGGGAGGGCGCGCGTCGGCTTTTCGTTGCGCGGCTCGGCCATGAGGCAAACGACATTCTCGATGAGTTTCTGTCCTTCGCACTCGCCGGCGAGCGGGCGGGGCTCAACGGTCTTGAAGCGCTGCTTTCGGCGCTTGAGGGACAGGCGCCCGAAATCAAGCGCGAGATGGACCAGACACGCGACGAGCTGCGCATCATGACGGTTCACGCCGCCAAGGGTCTTGAGGCTCCGGTGGTGTTTCTGGTGGATCCCGGCAGCGCGCCCTTCGTCTCCCAGCATCTGCCCAAGCTCATGCCCTTTGCCCCGCGTGGCGAAGGTTGGCAGGGCAAGGGTTTCCTCTGGCGCGCCGGCAAGGATGTTTCCAACACGGTGGCCTCCACCTTCGAAACCGATGCAAAGGTCAAGGCGGAGGAGGAATACCGCCGGCTCCTCTATGTGGGCATGACACGGGCCGAAGACCGGCTGATCGTCTGCGGGTATCACGGCCAGCGCGAGCCTCAGGAACTGACCTGGCTCAACGTGGTGCGCACCGCACTTTCCGGGGCCGACCGGGTGGAGGAACGGGCAAGCCCGGAAATCTGCGCTCCGGTCTATCGCTATCGTGTCAGTGATGCACCGGCGGTGAAGCCTGAGGCGGAGAAACCTGCTGAGACCGCGCCCGAAACCGCGCTTCCCGAAGTCCTGCTCACGCAGCCGCCCATGCCGGTCGACCTGCCGCGCCCGCTCTCGCCGTCACGCGCTGGCGCCCTGATCGAAGCTGACTACGAGCCTGTCCCCTCGCCCATCTCGCCCGTTCTCGACGAGGCGCGCAAGCCGGGTTTCGCCATCCAGCGCGGTCTGGCCGTGCACAAGCTTCTGCAATTGTTGCCCGAATGCCCGCAGGAAGAGCGTGAGGCCGCAACCGGTCGGTATCTCGATCGCGTCGGCAGCTCATGGAGTGATGCCCAGCGGGAAGCCGTCCGGCGCTCGGTGCGCGCGATCCTTGCGGACACGCGCTTCGCGCCCATCTTCGCGTCGGGGTCGCGTGCCGAGGTTTCGGTGATGGGAGAGCTCACGCTTGGCAAGCGCCGCCACGCCGTTTCCGGCAAGATCGATCGTCTGGCTGTTACCGATGAGGCGGTTCTGATCGTCGATTACAAGACCAATCGCCCTGCCCCCGAAACGCTGGAAGAAGCACCCGCCGCCTATGTCGCACAGCTAGCGCTTTATGCGGAGCTTCTGAGGCCACTCTACCCCGGCCGCAGGGTCGAGGCCGCGCTTCTGTTTACCGAAACGCCGGTTCTGCTGCCGGTGCCAGAGGATCGTCTCGCAGATGCGCTTGAACGACTCACGGGAGCGTGA
- the addB gene encoding double-strand break repair protein AddB — MLAEDRSRVFSIPPGVGFLETLVEALFEGRLVPGFRHTGDPLALADVTIYLPTRRAARALRDVLLRKLVGQSAILPVIRPLGEFDEEAALFDTEGATALDLAPPIEALDRILLLAPLVQAWKARLPGHVAALFEEGVVVPASASDSIWLARDLAGLMDEIETEEADWTKLASLAPDALAHWWQVTLEFLQIVTAHWPKLLEELDRSNPAAHRNAMLAAEAARLKAHAHKGPVIAAGSTGSIPATARLLATIAGLGNGAVVLPGLDTRLDAQAWEAVGDADEPSAFGHPQAGLKKLLSAIGITREEVVELGEPAPPLTLRRALVSETLRPAETTDAWLENQALAADATEGGALSGVTLVETANEREEALSIAVALRLALTDENATAALVTPDRGLARRVAVELRRFGIEADDSGGTPLADTPPATLARLLLETVFRPGEPIAIVALLKHPLLRLGLKRASVRRAAETIELVALRGGTGRPDIVTLDALFETRWEAIERDTRKPFWFPRVNDAALAEARAVLGALVEALRPLAALRGQSGIGVPEMARKAVEVLEALGRSEDGSLTNYYDGERGQAMAAFLRGLVGSQTALPFDAAEWPAVFAALIATEMVKPTMGADRRVAIWGTLEARLLHVDTMVLGGMNEGTWPAIPSSDRFMSRLMKAELSLEPPERRIGQAAHDFMMAMGTKKVVLTRAARAGDAPAVASRWLQRLTAFAGKDVAETMRARGRELIAWARLLDDRPDEDFAPRPEPAPPVEARPTRFSITEIETLRRDPYAVYAKRILALVALDPLIRDPGAAERGNLFHDVLERFIKEVEDPTAPDALDGLIAIGRELFSEAGLPADVATVWWPRFERTAASVIEWERGRADGIARRHAEIRASAIEVAKLGLTLSGRADRIDIRADGSAEILDYKTGASPSRRQAHTLLSPQLALEAALLQRGAFADIGPAEPGDLAYVRLKANGEVMPESILRMKDSEKTAPGMAEEAWERLGQLLAHYHKPETGYRSRVLPFREGDVDGDYDHLARVLEWSAGGDAGDSGGDE; from the coding sequence ATGCTGGCTGAAGATAGAAGCCGCGTCTTTTCCATTCCCCCCGGCGTCGGCTTTCTGGAGACACTTGTCGAAGCCCTGTTTGAAGGCAGGCTCGTGCCGGGCTTTCGCCACACGGGCGATCCGCTGGCGCTGGCCGATGTCACCATCTATCTGCCGACCCGCCGTGCCGCCCGCGCCCTGCGCGATGTCCTGCTTCGAAAGCTCGTTGGACAATCCGCCATCCTCCCCGTCATTCGCCCGTTGGGCGAGTTCGATGAGGAGGCCGCGCTGTTCGATACGGAAGGTGCCACCGCGCTCGATCTCGCCCCGCCAATAGAGGCGCTGGATCGCATCCTGCTGCTCGCACCGCTCGTGCAGGCGTGGAAGGCGCGGCTACCCGGCCACGTGGCCGCCCTTTTCGAGGAAGGTGTCGTGGTGCCGGCTTCAGCGTCGGATTCCATCTGGCTCGCGCGCGATCTCGCCGGCCTGATGGACGAGATCGAAACCGAGGAAGCCGACTGGACGAAACTCGCCAGCCTTGCGCCCGATGCGCTGGCGCACTGGTGGCAGGTAACGCTCGAATTCCTGCAGATCGTCACCGCCCATTGGCCAAAACTGCTCGAAGAGCTCGACCGCTCCAACCCTGCCGCGCATCGAAACGCGATGCTGGCGGCAGAAGCCGCCCGGCTCAAGGCCCACGCACACAAGGGCCCGGTCATCGCTGCCGGCTCCACCGGTTCCATCCCCGCCACGGCGCGGCTTCTGGCGACAATCGCCGGGCTGGGAAACGGTGCCGTGGTTTTACCGGGCCTCGACACGCGGCTCGACGCACAGGCCTGGGAGGCGGTGGGCGATGCGGACGAGCCATCGGCCTTCGGCCATCCGCAGGCCGGCTTGAAGAAGCTGCTTTCGGCCATCGGCATCACGCGCGAAGAGGTGGTCGAGCTTGGCGAGCCTGCCCCGCCGCTAACCCTGCGCCGCGCATTGGTCAGCGAAACCCTGCGCCCTGCCGAAACCACGGATGCCTGGCTTGAAAATCAGGCGCTGGCAGCCGATGCAACGGAAGGCGGCGCGCTTTCCGGCGTGACCCTGGTCGAGACCGCAAACGAGCGTGAGGAAGCACTGTCGATCGCCGTCGCGCTGCGCCTGGCCTTGACCGACGAGAACGCAACGGCGGCACTGGTCACGCCAGATCGCGGTCTGGCGCGCCGTGTCGCGGTGGAGCTACGTCGCTTCGGCATCGAGGCGGATGATTCCGGCGGAACGCCGCTCGCCGACACCCCGCCGGCAACGCTCGCCCGGCTTCTGCTCGAAACCGTGTTCCGCCCCGGTGAACCCATCGCCATCGTGGCTTTGCTCAAGCATCCCTTGCTCCGGCTCGGGCTGAAGCGCGCCAGTGTGCGCCGCGCCGCCGAGACCATCGAGCTCGTGGCGCTGCGCGGCGGCACGGGCCGGCCGGACATCGTCACGCTCGATGCGCTCTTTGAAACACGCTGGGAAGCGATTGAACGCGACACGCGCAAACCCTTCTGGTTCCCGCGCGTCAACGACGCCGCACTGGCCGAAGCGCGCGCCGTGCTCGGTGCCCTGGTCGAGGCGCTGCGCCCACTGGCTGCGCTTCGCGGGCAATCGGGCATCGGCGTGCCCGAGATGGCGCGCAAGGCAGTCGAAGTTCTCGAAGCACTCGGCCGGTCCGAAGATGGCAGTCTGACAAATTACTATGACGGCGAGCGCGGACAGGCCATGGCCGCCTTCCTGCGCGGTCTGGTGGGTTCGCAAACGGCCCTGCCCTTCGACGCCGCCGAATGGCCGGCGGTCTTTGCCGCACTCATCGCCACCGAGATGGTGAAACCCACCATGGGCGCAGACAGGCGCGTGGCCATCTGGGGCACGCTCGAAGCGCGGCTTCTGCATGTCGACACGATGGTTCTGGGCGGCATGAATGAGGGCACCTGGCCTGCCATCCCCTCCTCCGATCGCTTCATGTCGCGCCTGATGAAGGCCGAGCTTTCGCTGGAGCCGCCGGAGCGCCGCATCGGCCAGGCCGCGCATGATTTCATGATGGCGATGGGCACGAAGAAAGTGGTGCTGACGCGCGCCGCGCGCGCCGGCGATGCGCCGGCTGTCGCTTCGCGCTGGCTGCAGCGCCTCACGGCATTTGCCGGCAAAGATGTTGCCGAAACCATGCGCGCCCGCGGCCGTGAGCTGATCGCCTGGGCACGCCTTCTGGACGACAGGCCGGACGAGGATTTCGCCCCCCGGCCCGAGCCCGCGCCGCCGGTCGAGGCGCGCCCCACGCGCTTCTCGATCACCGAGATCGAGACGCTGCGGCGCGATCCCTATGCCGTCTATGCAAAACGCATTCTGGCACTTGTCGCGCTCGACCCGCTGATCCGCGATCCGGGTGCCGCAGAACGCGGCAATCTCTTCCACGATGTTCTGGAGCGCTTCATTAAGGAAGTGGAAGACCCGACGGCCCCCGACGCGCTCGACGGGCTGATCGCCATTGGCCGCGAGCTCTTTTCCGAAGCCGGTCTTCCAGCTGATGTGGCAACCGTCTGGTGGCCGCGCTTCGAGCGCACGGCGGCCTCCGTCATCGAGTGGGAGCGCGGTCGCGCCGATGGCATCGCAAGGCGCCATGCCGAAATCCGCGCCTCGGCCATCGAGGTGGCGAAGCTCGGCCTCACCCTTTCAGGCCGCGCCGACCGCATCGACATCCGCGCCGATGGCAGCGCCGAAATCCTCGACTACAAGACCGGCGCCTCGCCGTCGCGCCGGCAGGCGCACACGCTTCTCTCGCCGCAGCTCGCGCTGGAGGCGGCGCTGCTTCAGCGCGGCGCGTTCGCCGATATCGGCCCGGCAGAGCCCGGCGATCTCGCCTATGTGCGGCTCAAGGCCAATGGCGAGGTGATGCCTGAATCCATCCTTCGCATGAAGGACAGCGAAAAGACCGCGCCCGGCATGGCCGAGGAAGCGTGGGAGCGGCTGGGGCAGCTTCTTGCCCATTATCACAAGCCCGAGACGGGCTATCGCTCGCGCGTCCTGCCCTTCCGCGAGGGCGATGTGGACGGCGATTACGATCACCTGGCACGCGTGCTCGAATGGTCTGCCGGCGGCGATGCGGGCGATAGCGGAGGGGACGAATGA
- a CDS encoding undecaprenyl-diphosphate phosphatase, whose translation MTDQTIVGALLLGVLEGLTEFIPVSSTGHILLAGHFLGFESTGKAFEVLIQLGAILAILSVYAARLWQMLIDLPRDPATQRFVIGILIAFLPAAIIGVLAYKIIKTVFFETPLLICVMLILGGFVLLWVDRWANKPRYHDITKFPLSMYLGIGLFQCLSMIPGTSRSGATIVGGLLMGADKRSAAEFSFFLAMPTMTGAFAYDLYKNYDLLSAADVKIIAIGFIAAFFAALLVVRWLLGYVSRRGYALFGWWRLLVGSVGLVALLVWG comes from the coding sequence ATGACGGATCAGACCATCGTGGGGGCCCTCCTTCTTGGCGTCCTCGAAGGACTGACGGAATTCATACCCGTCTCCTCGACCGGACACATCCTGTTGGCAGGCCATTTCCTTGGTTTTGAATCCACCGGCAAGGCTTTTGAGGTTCTGATCCAGCTCGGCGCGATTCTGGCGATCCTCAGCGTTTATGCCGCCCGGCTTTGGCAAATGTTGATCGATCTGCCGCGCGATCCTGCGACGCAACGCTTCGTCATCGGCATATTGATCGCCTTTCTTCCCGCCGCCATCATCGGTGTTCTGGCCTACAAGATCATCAAGACCGTATTCTTCGAAACACCGCTTCTGATCTGTGTCATGCTGATCCTGGGCGGGTTCGTGCTTCTCTGGGTGGATCGCTGGGCCAACAAGCCGCGTTATCATGACATCACGAAATTCCCGCTCTCCATGTATCTTGGCATCGGTCTGTTCCAGTGCCTTTCGATGATCCCAGGCACGTCGCGCTCGGGCGCGACGATCGTCGGCGGGCTGCTGATGGGTGCGGACAAGCGCTCGGCGGCAGAATTTTCGTTCTTCCTCGCCATGCCGACCATGACCGGCGCTTTCGCCTATGATCTCTACAAGAATTACGATCTTCTCTCGGCGGCCGATGTGAAAATCATTGCCATCGGATTCATCGCCGCCTTCTTCGCCGCTCTTCTGGTGGTGCGCTGGCTGCTTGGCTACGTATCGCGGCGCGGCTATGCGCTGTTTGGCTGGTGGCGGCTGCTCGTGGGCAGTGTCGGGCTGGTCGCCCTACTTGTGTGGGGTTGA
- a CDS encoding nucleotidyltransferase family protein encodes MSAKLPTKAMVLAAGLGKRMRPITDTMPKPLVKVAGRTLIDRALDMLEAAGVKVAVVNVHYLADQMEAHLAHRTAPEIIISDERDQLMDSAGGVIRALPHLGDAPFFILNADTFWIEAGTSNLERMALAWEPETMDILLMVADTEQATGHSGSTDYSMDAQGRLARHRGVAGGVIYAGAIVLHPRIFAGAGNEPQSLNAYFDAAEAKGRLFGMRMDGAWITVGTPDAIAPAEAVVKKHAEKSDAG; translated from the coding sequence ATGAGCGCGAAACTCCCGACAAAGGCGATGGTGCTGGCCGCTGGGCTCGGCAAGCGCATGCGGCCCATCACCGACACAATGCCCAAACCGCTGGTGAAGGTCGCGGGGCGCACACTGATCGACCGGGCGCTCGACATGCTGGAGGCTGCCGGGGTCAAGGTGGCCGTGGTAAACGTGCATTATCTCGCCGACCAGATGGAGGCGCATCTGGCGCACCGCACCGCGCCGGAAATCATCATCTCCGACGAGCGCGATCAACTCATGGACTCGGCGGGCGGCGTCATCCGCGCCCTGCCGCATCTGGGTGATGCGCCCTTCTTCATTCTAAACGCCGACACGTTCTGGATTGAAGCTGGCACGTCCAATCTCGAGCGCATGGCCCTTGCCTGGGAGCCTGAGACCATGGATATTCTCCTCATGGTTGCAGACACCGAACAGGCCACGGGCCATTCCGGCTCGACCGATTACAGCATGGATGCACAAGGCCGCCTCGCCCGGCATCGGGGCGTGGCGGGCGGTGTCATCTATGCCGGCGCCATCGTGCTTCACCCGCGCATCTTTGCCGGTGCCGGTAACGAGCCACAGTCTCTCAATGCCTATTTCGATGCAGCGGAGGCGAAGGGCCGGCTTTTCGGCATGAGAATGGATGGCGCGTGGATCACCGTCGGCACGCCGGATGCCATCGCGCCCGCCGAAGCAGTGGTGAAGAAGCACGCCGAGAAGAGCGATGCTGGCTGA
- the tsaE gene encoding tRNA (adenosine(37)-N6)-threonylcarbamoyltransferase complex ATPase subunit type 1 TsaE produces MTARVLERFLPDEDATTLFGEDIAVALRAGDVLALKGDLGAGKTTLARSIIRALADNPDLEVPSPTFTLVQNYEARIPVHHFDLYRLGDPDELEELGLFEAAEEGIALVEWPERAGERFADAIRIELHDRGEGRLAVIAGPEGAMLRLERSFAIRDFLNKAGEVRAHRAFLLGDASLRAYETVTTRTGARRILMNAPERRDEPLLECGRPYSRIAHLAQSVAASVAMANAIRARGFSAYQVYAQDLETGLLLTEHLGETPFLSPEGEPVAERYVEAARLLAALHRYAWPEELPVNDQVTHQLPPYNGEALGIEVSLLTDWYMPFMAGRPANDAERAGYMERWNRLFTRLEDFEKNLVLRDFHSPNLIWRAEREGFDRLGLIDLQDAVCGPAAYDVASLALDARVTMPEALERAVVEAYCAARAEQGPFDRTAFDEAYAICAAQRNSKLLGTFVRLEQRDHKPFYIKHLPRIRAYLRRAMRHPALDELRTFYEEAGFLSGDGA; encoded by the coding sequence ATGACAGCACGCGTTCTGGAACGCTTCCTGCCGGATGAAGACGCAACAACGCTTTTCGGCGAGGACATCGCCGTGGCGCTTCGCGCCGGCGATGTTCTGGCCCTGAAGGGCGATCTCGGCGCGGGAAAAACCACGCTCGCCCGTTCCATCATCCGCGCCTTGGCCGACAATCCGGATCTGGAGGTGCCAAGCCCCACCTTCACGTTGGTACAGAACTATGAAGCACGGATTCCGGTACATCACTTCGATCTTTATCGGCTTGGCGATCCGGATGAGTTGGAAGAGCTCGGCCTTTTCGAGGCGGCGGAGGAAGGCATTGCGCTTGTCGAATGGCCCGAGCGTGCTGGCGAGCGGTTTGCCGATGCGATCCGCATAGAGCTGCACGACAGGGGCGAAGGTCGGCTTGCGGTTATCGCGGGGCCGGAGGGGGCCATGCTGCGACTGGAGCGCAGCTTCGCCATCCGCGATTTTCTAAACAAGGCCGGAGAGGTGCGCGCTCACCGCGCGTTCCTTCTTGGCGATGCCTCCCTGCGGGCCTATGAGACCGTGACGACACGCACAGGCGCCCGCCGCATCCTGATGAACGCGCCGGAGCGCCGCGACGAGCCGCTGCTTGAGTGCGGTCGCCCCTATAGCCGCATCGCCCATCTGGCGCAGTCCGTCGCCGCCTCCGTTGCCATGGCAAACGCCATCCGCGCCCGCGGCTTCTCTGCCTATCAGGTCTATGCGCAGGATCTGGAAACGGGGCTTCTTCTCACAGAGCATCTGGGCGAAACGCCGTTTCTTTCGCCGGAGGGCGAGCCTGTGGCTGAACGCTATGTGGAGGCCGCGCGCCTTCTTGCGGCGCTCCACCGCTATGCCTGGCCAGAAGAGTTGCCCGTCAACGATCAGGTCACGCACCAGCTTCCGCCCTATAATGGCGAGGCGCTCGGCATTGAGGTGAGCCTTCTGACCGACTGGTACATGCCGTTCATGGCCGGTCGTCCCGCAAATGATGCAGAACGGGCTGGCTATATGGAGCGTTGGAACCGGCTGTTCACACGCCTCGAAGACTTCGAGAAAAATCTCGTCCTGCGCGACTTTCATTCGCCAAACCTGATCTGGCGTGCCGAGCGCGAAGGGTTCGACCGGCTGGGGCTGATCGATTTGCAGGATGCGGTGTGTGGGCCGGCGGCATACGACGTCGCCTCGCTTGCGCTCGATGCCCGCGTGACTATGCCCGAAGCACTGGAACGCGCCGTGGTGGAAGCCTATTGCGCCGCCCGCGCCGAACAGGGCCCGTTCGACCGCACAGCCTTCGACGAGGCCTATGCGATCTGCGCCGCCCAGCGCAATTCCAAGTTGCTCGGAACCTTCGTGCGGCTGGAGCAGCGCGACCACAAGCCATTCTACATCAAACATCTGCCGCGCATCCGCGCCTATCTTCGCCGCGCAATGCGCCATCCCGCACTGGATGAGCTGCGCACATTCTATGAAGAGGCCGGTTTTCTGAGCGGAGACGGGGCATGA